One genomic segment of Labeo rohita strain BAU-BD-2019 chromosome 14, IGBB_LRoh.1.0, whole genome shotgun sequence includes these proteins:
- the gpr151 gene encoding G-protein coupled receptor 151, with protein sequence MDKIPAMNISAGNSSVYRRSFLERSGYQHLDHGDLRVLIPVVLGVICVLGFTGNVTAMGVLITNARKSKLSLINALILNLMLADGLVLAFAVPFKATAYSRASWTLGLFVCKTCDWFLHSCMAAKSFTVAIMAKGCYRYVSNPTKQVSIRLKTILVVLLFTWLMACVVPIPQWLFSTLQREANGMICVQAVPADAHDFMSVYVKVYPLLAYCTPLSFALLYFWKAYGRCQRRSSKTQNLRTQIRSRKLTLMLFSLTVAMATMWLPQWVSWVWMRHALETDGAFPPVLFTLSAQLLMFSISLVNPFIVLALSEEFREGYIGLWRRLTLRKQPPKQHKPGPHTPTAPKSPTPRPETSAHLPPHRPGRTEEQKPEKQPDQSGGQQESPTNKDGIVLQDVEQFWQERETASQSQENDPVPWEHLDPKEGKQ encoded by the coding sequence ATGGATAAAATACCTGCTATGAATATCAGCGCTGGAAACAGTTCCGTGTATAGACGCTCATTTCTAGAGAGAAGTGGATATCAGCACCTGGATCACGGAGATCTGAGGGTTTTGATTCCAGTGGTGCTGGGAGTCATCTGCGTCCTGGGTTTCACCGGGAATGTAACGGCTATGGGAGTCTTGATCACCAACGCGCGTAAAAGTAAGCTGTCGTTGATCAACGCTCTCATCCTCAACCTCATGCTAGCTGATGGTCTGGTCCTGGCGTTTGCTGTTCCCTTCAAAGCCACTGCTTATTCCCGTGCCAGCTGGACCCTGGGATTGTTTGTCTGCAAGACCTGTGACTGGTTCTTGCACTCCTGCATGGCTGCAAAAAGCTTTACAGTGGCCATCATGGCCAAAGGTTGCTACAGGTACGTCAGCAACCCCACCAAGCAGGTAAGCATCCGTCTGAAGACTATCCTGGTAGTCCTACTTTTTACTTGGCTCATGGCGTGCGTGGTCCCTATTCCCCAGTGGCTTTTTTCCACCCTGCAAAGAGAAGCCAACGGAATGATCTGCGTTCAAGCAGTGCCAGCCGATGCCCATGATTTCATGTCTGTGTACGTCAAAGTGTACCCTCTCCTGGCCTACTGCACACCTTTGAGTTTCGCCCTGCTTTATTTCTGGAAGGCATATGGACGATGCCAACGCAGGTCTAGCAAGACTCAAAACCTGCGGACGCAGATTCGATCCCGCAAGCTCACCCTGATGCTCTTCAGCCTGACAGTGGCCATGGCCACCATGTGGCTCCCGCAATGGGTGTCCTGGGTTTGGATGCGGCACGCGTTAGAGACCGATGGTGCTTTCCCTCCGGTCCTCTTCACTCTCTCTGCCCAGCTTCTTATGTTCTCCATCTCTCTAGTCAACCCTTTCATTGTTCTCGCCCTCTCTGAGGAGTTCAGGGAGGGCTACATTGGCTTGTGGCGAAGGCTCACCCTACGCAAACAACCGCCAAAACAACACAAGCCAGGACCGCACACCCCGACTGCTCCAAAGTCACCCACTCCGAGACCTGAAACATCAGCCCACCTCCCTCCACACCGGCCTGGGCGAACAGAGGAGCAGAAGCCTGAGAAGCAACCAGACCAGAGTGGAGGACAGCAGGAGAGCCCAACCAACAAAGATGGAATAGTACTGCAAGATGTAGAGCAATTTTGGCAGGAGAGGGAGACTGCCTCCCAGTCACAGGAAAATGATCCTGTGCCCTGGGAACATCTGGATCCAAAGGAGGGGAAACAGTAA